In the genome of Mycobacteriales bacterium, the window GAAGTCGGCCGTCGATGCGCACCCGGGGCGGCGAGCCCACCTTGCAGTGCAGGTCGGAACCTCCGCAGTCGACGAGCGCGCGGAGGAACGGCTCGATCATCAAGCCCGCCACGTCAACTCCTTCGGCGTGATTCCCGATCGACTTGACCGCACAGACCCATCCCTGGGAACGAGCGGAACCTGCTGGCTGGGCACGGCGTCAGGCGATCACGGCGATCAGGTCGCCCTCCTGGACGACCTGGCCTTCGCTGACGAGCAGCTGCTCGACCTTGCCGCCGCCTTCGGCGAGCACCGGGATCTCCATCTTCATCGACTCGAGGATGACCAGCGTGTCGCCGTCCTCGACCTGATCCCCAGCGGCGACGAGCACCTTCCACACGTTCGCCACCATCTCCGCCCGCACCTCTGCCACGCCTGCTCCGATCTAGTGAGACTCACGCGTGAGGGTAGATCACGGCCGGCCGTCGAGCTCCCGCTGCAGCCGCTCCGCTGCGGCCTTCCAGTGCGAGGCCTCGGCCTGGGCCTTGCGCAGCTCGGTCATCAGCCCGGACACGACGTCGCTCGTGACGCGGTCGGGCGAGCCAGGACGCACGTCGCGGGCCTTCCGTCGTGCGACGAGGTATCCCCCGGCGACGATCATGACGAAG includes:
- a CDS encoding biotin/lipoyl-binding carrier protein, with product MAEVRAEMVANVWKVLVAAGDQVEDGDTLVILESMKMEIPVLAEGGGKVEQLLVSEGQVVQEGDLIAVIA